Proteins from one Aureimonas sp. SA4125 genomic window:
- a CDS encoding phosphoglycerate kinase, with protein sequence MSAGSLRPIEGVDVRGKTVLIRADVNVPMKDGVITDATRLERFAPTVAGLADRGAKVVVLSHLGRPKGERNMAFTLGPVAEKLGDILGRPVQFASDCVGPEAERVVGSLKDGEIAVLENLRFHKGEEENDRSFALRLSVGGDLYVNDAFSCAHRAHASTHQLATILPAYAGPSLMAEVKALEAALDRPKRPVAALVGGAKVSSKIGVLEFLVPKMDHLVIGGGMANTFLAALGNDVGKSLYEADAMETAEKVMAMAAESGCQLHLPVDVVVAREFKANAANETVGVDAIPSDAMALDVGPKTVAEIVAALATCSTLLWNGPLGAFEIEPFNAATNAVAQEAARLTKAGKLVTVAGGGDTVAALNAAGASDDFTYLSTAGGAFLEWLEGRDLPGIDILKTQSTLAASAD encoded by the coding sequence TTGAGCGCCGGGTCGCTGCGCCCGATCGAGGGCGTCGACGTCCGGGGCAAGACGGTGCTGATCCGCGCCGACGTGAACGTGCCGATGAAGGACGGCGTGATCACCGACGCGACGCGCCTCGAGCGCTTCGCGCCGACTGTCGCAGGCCTTGCCGACCGCGGGGCGAAGGTCGTGGTGCTCAGCCATCTCGGCCGCCCCAAGGGCGAGCGCAACATGGCCTTCACGCTGGGACCGGTCGCCGAGAAGCTGGGCGATATCCTTGGCCGTCCGGTGCAGTTCGCCTCGGACTGCGTCGGGCCGGAGGCCGAGAGGGTCGTCGGCAGCCTGAAGGATGGCGAGATCGCCGTCCTCGAAAACCTGCGCTTCCACAAGGGCGAGGAGGAGAACGACCGGAGCTTTGCCCTGCGCCTTTCGGTCGGGGGCGACCTCTACGTCAATGACGCCTTTTCCTGTGCCCACCGGGCGCATGCCTCGACCCACCAGCTGGCGACGATCCTGCCGGCCTATGCAGGGCCTTCGCTGATGGCCGAGGTCAAGGCACTGGAGGCCGCGCTCGACCGGCCGAAGCGGCCGGTGGCCGCGCTCGTCGGCGGCGCGAAAGTGTCGTCGAAGATCGGGGTTCTGGAATTCCTGGTGCCGAAGATGGACCATCTCGTCATCGGCGGCGGCATGGCCAACACCTTCCTCGCCGCCCTCGGCAACGATGTCGGCAAGTCGCTCTACGAGGCCGATGCGATGGAGACGGCGGAGAAGGTCATGGCGATGGCGGCGGAATCCGGCTGCCAGCTGCACCTCCCGGTCGACGTCGTCGTCGCCCGCGAGTTCAAGGCGAACGCCGCGAACGAGACCGTCGGCGTCGATGCCATCCCATCCGACGCGATGGCGCTCGATGTCGGGCCGAAGACGGTCGCCGAGATCGTCGCGGCACTCGCCACCTGCTCGACTCTCCTCTGGAACGGCCCGCTCGGGGCCTTCGAGATCGAGCCCTTCAACGCCGCGACGAACGCCGTGGCGCAGGAGGCGGCGCGGCTCACCAAGGCCGGCAAGCTCGTGACGGTCGCGGGGGGCGGGGACACCGTCGCGGCGCTGAACGCGGCCGGCGCTTCCGATGATTTCACCTATCTGTCGACCGCCGGCGGCGCCTTCCTCGAATGGCTGGAAGGCCGCGACCTGCCCGGCATCGACATCCTCAAGACCCAGTCGACGCTCGCCGCGTCGGCCGACTAG
- a CDS encoding ribulose bisphosphate carboxylase small subunit, with product MRITQGAFSFLPDLTDTQIAAQAQYCIDNGWAVNIEFTDDPHPRNTYWDMWGHPMFDVPDAAGVMMELNECRKVYGNRYIRMSAFDSTHGWESVKLSFIVNRPATEPGFRLRRQEAEGRTIRYSTEGYSVDLPESERYSS from the coding sequence ATGCGCATCACCCAAGGCGCCTTTTCCTTCCTGCCCGACCTCACCGACACCCAGATCGCCGCGCAGGCGCAGTACTGCATCGACAATGGCTGGGCGGTGAACATCGAGTTCACCGACGATCCGCACCCGCGCAACACCTACTGGGACATGTGGGGCCACCCGATGTTCGACGTGCCGGACGCGGCCGGCGTGATGATGGAACTGAACGAGTGTCGCAAAGTCTACGGCAATCGCTATATCCGCATGTCGGCCTTCGATTCCACCCATGGCTGGGAATCGGTGAAGCTCTCCTTCATCGTCAATCGCCCGGCGACCGAGCCCGGCTTCCGCCTCCGCCGCCAGGAGGCCGAAGGCCGGACCATCCGCTACTCGACCGAGGGCTATTCGGTCGACCTGCCGGAGAGCGAGCGCTATTCCTCCTGA
- the tkt gene encoding transketolase — MSEVKTQSPAADAPGDHPRNMANAIRALAMDAVQKANSGHPGMPMGMADVATVLFQDFIKLDPSNPSWPDRDRFVLSNGHGSMLLYAVHYLLGYADMTIDQLKQFRQFGAKTAGHPEYGHALGIETTTGPLGQGLTTAVGMALAERMQNARYGDDLVDHYTYVFVGDGCLMEGISHEAIDLAGHLKLSKLIVLFDDNGISIDGKTSLATSTDQVKRFEASGWHAEQVDGHDPDAVRAAIARARAADKPSMIACKTIIGFGSPKLAGSEKSHGAALGDEEIAATRKQLLWTSEPFAIPDEVIAGWREVGKKGAAARAEWEARHAASPKAAAFDAGLAGDMPADFAAKMSAYRAKLSEDKPKLATRKSSEATLEVVNGLTDLTIGGSADLTHSVFTLTKGMHSVQAGHYDGRYLHYGIREHAMAAVMNGLALHGGFIPYGGTFMVFADYARGGIRLSALMGLRVVYVFTHDSIGLGEDGPTHQPIEHLAMLRATPNILVFRPADAIETAECWEIALTERHRPSVLSLSRQNLPTVAGGASENRSRKGAYVLREADGERQVTILATGSEVEIALAGADKLAAEGIKAAVVSMPSWELFAEQDETYRASVLGTAPRIAVEAAARFGWDRWIGDTGRFIGMNSFGASAPAPLLYEHFGITADAILSAGKELAH; from the coding sequence ATGTCTGAAGTCAAAACCCAGTCCCCCGCAGCCGACGCGCCCGGCGACCATCCCCGCAACATGGCGAACGCCATCCGCGCGCTGGCCATGGATGCGGTGCAGAAGGCCAATTCCGGCCATCCCGGCATGCCGATGGGCATGGCCGATGTCGCCACCGTGCTGTTCCAGGATTTCATCAAGCTCGATCCGTCGAACCCGTCCTGGCCCGACCGCGACCGCTTCGTCCTGTCGAACGGCCACGGCTCGATGCTGCTCTATGCCGTCCACTATCTCCTCGGCTATGCCGACATGACGATCGACCAGCTGAAGCAGTTCCGCCAGTTCGGCGCCAAGACCGCCGGCCATCCCGAATACGGCCATGCTCTCGGCATCGAGACGACGACGGGCCCGCTCGGCCAGGGCCTCACCACCGCCGTCGGCATGGCGCTCGCCGAGCGCATGCAGAACGCCCGCTACGGCGACGATCTCGTCGACCACTACACCTATGTCTTCGTCGGCGACGGCTGCCTGATGGAGGGCATCAGCCACGAGGCGATCGATCTTGCCGGCCATCTGAAGCTCTCCAAGCTGATCGTCCTCTTCGACGACAACGGCATCTCGATCGACGGCAAGACCTCGCTCGCCACCTCCACCGATCAGGTCAAGCGCTTCGAGGCCTCGGGCTGGCATGCCGAGCAAGTCGACGGCCATGATCCCGACGCGGTGCGCGCCGCCATCGCCCGGGCCCGCGCCGCCGACAAGCCGTCGATGATCGCCTGCAAGACCATCATCGGTTTCGGCTCGCCGAAGCTTGCCGGCTCGGAGAAGAGCCATGGCGCCGCGCTTGGCGACGAAGAGATCGCCGCGACGCGCAAGCAGCTGCTCTGGACGTCCGAACCCTTCGCCATTCCGGACGAAGTCATCGCCGGCTGGCGCGAGGTCGGCAAGAAGGGCGCCGCCGCTCGCGCCGAATGGGAGGCACGCCACGCGGCGTCGCCGAAGGCCGCTGCCTTTGACGCCGGACTGGCCGGCGACATGCCGGCCGACTTTGCCGCCAAGATGAGCGCCTACCGGGCCAAACTCTCGGAAGACAAGCCCAAGCTCGCCACCCGCAAGTCGTCCGAGGCGACGCTCGAGGTCGTCAACGGCCTGACCGATCTCACCATCGGCGGCTCGGCCGACCTCACCCACTCGGTCTTCACCCTGACCAAGGGCATGCACAGCGTGCAAGCCGGTCACTACGACGGCCGCTACCTCCATTACGGCATCCGTGAGCATGCGATGGCCGCGGTGATGAACGGCCTCGCTCTGCATGGCGGCTTCATCCCCTATGGCGGCACCTTCATGGTATTCGCCGACTATGCCCGCGGCGGCATCCGCCTGTCGGCGCTGATGGGGCTGCGCGTCGTCTACGTCTTCACCCACGACTCCATCGGTCTTGGCGAGGACGGCCCGACGCACCAGCCGATCGAGCATCTCGCCATGCTCCGGGCGACGCCGAACATCCTCGTCTTCCGCCCGGCCGATGCCATCGAGACCGCGGAATGCTGGGAAATCGCACTGACCGAGCGCCACCGTCCCTCCGTCCTGTCGCTGTCGCGACAGAACCTGCCGACGGTCGCCGGCGGCGCTTCCGAGAACCGGTCGCGCAAGGGTGCCTATGTCCTGCGCGAGGCCGACGGCGAACGCCAGGTGACGATCCTGGCGACCGGCTCGGAAGTCGAGATCGCGCTGGCCGGCGCCGACAAGCTCGCCGCCGAGGGCATCAAGGCCGCCGTCGTCTCCATGCCCTCCTGGGAGCTCTTCGCCGAACAGGACGAGACCTACCGCGCCTCGGTCCTCGGCACCGCGCCGCGCATCGCCGTCGAGGCCGCCGCGCGCTTCGGCTGGGACCGCTGGATCGGGGATACCGGCCGCTTCATCGGCATGAACTCCTTCGGCGCCTCGGCGCCGGCGCCGCTCCTCTACGAGCATTTCGGCATCACCGCGGACGCGATCCTGTCGGCCGGCAAGGAACTGGCGCATTGA
- a CDS encoding form I ribulose bisphosphate carboxylase large subunit has translation MQEKSQTVTGKDRYKSGVMEYKKMGYWEPDYEPKDTDIIACFRITPQDGVDPIEAAAAVAGESSTATWTVVWTDRLTAAEKYRAKAYRVDAVPNAEGSYFAYIAYDLDLFENGSIANLTASIIGNVFGFKPLKALRLEDMRLPTAYIKTFQGPATGIVVERERLDKFGRPLLGATVKPKLGLSGRNYGRVVYEALKGGLDFTKDDENINSQPFMDWRERFLYCMEAVNKAQAATGEIKGTYLNVTAATMEDMYERAEFAKSLGSTIIMIDLVIGWTAMQSMAKWARRNNMILHLHRAGHSTYTRQKIHGVSFRCIAKWSRLAGVDHIHAGTVVGKLEGDPATTKGYYDICRDEFTPQNLQNGIFFDQPWASLNKMMPVASGGIHCGQMHQLLDLLGEDTVLQFGGGTIGHPMGIAAGATANRVALECMVLARNEGRDIVNEGPEILATAAKTCAPLRQALDTWKDVTFNYASTDAPDYQVTATAAA, from the coding sequence ATGCAAGAGAAGTCGCAGACCGTCACCGGCAAGGACCGCTACAAGTCCGGCGTCATGGAATACAAGAAGATGGGCTACTGGGAGCCCGACTACGAGCCGAAGGACACCGACATCATCGCCTGCTTCCGGATCACGCCGCAGGACGGCGTCGATCCGATCGAGGCGGCCGCCGCCGTCGCCGGCGAATCCTCGACCGCGACCTGGACCGTCGTCTGGACGGACCGCCTGACGGCCGCCGAGAAATACCGGGCCAAGGCCTACCGCGTCGACGCGGTGCCGAATGCCGAGGGCAGCTACTTCGCCTATATCGCCTACGATCTCGACCTCTTCGAGAACGGCTCGATCGCCAACCTGACGGCATCGATCATCGGCAACGTCTTCGGCTTCAAGCCGCTGAAGGCGCTGCGGCTCGAGGACATGCGGCTGCCGACGGCCTACATCAAGACCTTCCAGGGCCCGGCCACCGGCATCGTCGTCGAGCGCGAGCGTCTCGACAAGTTCGGCCGGCCGCTGCTCGGCGCGACCGTCAAGCCGAAGCTCGGCCTCTCCGGCCGGAACTACGGCCGCGTCGTCTACGAGGCGCTGAAGGGCGGGCTCGACTTCACCAAGGACGACGAGAACATCAACAGCCAGCCCTTCATGGATTGGCGCGAGCGCTTTCTCTACTGCATGGAGGCGGTGAACAAGGCGCAGGCCGCGACCGGCGAGATCAAGGGAACCTATCTGAACGTCACCGCCGCGACCATGGAGGACATGTACGAGCGCGCCGAGTTCGCCAAGTCACTCGGCTCGACCATCATCATGATCGACCTCGTCATCGGCTGGACGGCGATGCAGTCCATGGCGAAATGGGCGCGGCGCAACAACATGATCCTGCATCTCCACCGCGCCGGCCACTCGACCTATACGCGCCAGAAGATCCACGGCGTCTCCTTCCGCTGCATCGCCAAGTGGTCGCGGCTCGCCGGCGTCGACCACATCCATGCCGGCACCGTCGTCGGCAAGCTCGAGGGCGATCCAGCGACGACGAAGGGCTATTACGACATCTGTCGCGACGAGTTCACGCCGCAGAACCTCCAGAACGGCATCTTCTTCGACCAGCCCTGGGCGTCCCTGAACAAGATGATGCCGGTTGCTTCCGGCGGCATTCATTGCGGCCAGATGCACCAGCTGCTCGACCTTCTCGGCGAGGACACGGTGCTGCAGTTCGGCGGCGGCACGATCGGTCATCCCATGGGCATCGCGGCGGGCGCCACCGCCAACCGCGTCGCGCTGGAATGCATGGTGCTCGCCCGCAACGAGGGCCGCGACATCGTCAACGAGGGCCCGGAAATCCTCGCCACGGCGGCCAAGACCTGCGCGCCGCTGCGCCAGGCGCTGGATACCTGGAAGGACGTCACCTTCAACTACGCCTCGACCGACGCGCCGGACTACCAGGTCACGGCCACCGCCGCCGCCTGA
- the cbbX gene encoding CbbX protein, giving the protein MSTTLEPETAPPLTVDLRREYEEAGVGDVLDELDRTLVGLKPVKKRIKETAALLLVERARKAMGLAHETPTLHMSFTGNPGTGKTTVALKMADLLHRLGYIRKGHLVSVTRDDLVGQYIGHTAPKTKEILKKAMGGVLFIDEAYYLYRPDNERDYGQEAIEILLQVMENQRDDLVVILAGYADRMDKFFESNPGFRSRVAHHIDFPDYSDGELLQISEGMLERQNYTLSDEARETLARYIEHRRVQPHFANARSIRNALDRARLRQANRLFETIDGPLGAEQLSRIEAVDIAASRVFDLKPGPAGTAA; this is encoded by the coding sequence ATGAGCACGACACTCGAACCCGAAACTGCCCCGCCGCTCACCGTCGACCTGCGCCGCGAATACGAGGAGGCGGGCGTCGGCGACGTGCTGGACGAACTCGACCGCACGCTGGTCGGCCTGAAGCCGGTGAAGAAGCGCATCAAGGAGACCGCGGCGCTGCTCCTCGTCGAGCGTGCCCGCAAGGCGATGGGCCTCGCGCACGAGACGCCGACGCTGCATATGAGCTTCACCGGCAATCCCGGCACCGGCAAGACCACGGTGGCGCTGAAGATGGCCGACCTCCTTCACCGCCTCGGCTATATCCGCAAGGGACATCTCGTCTCGGTCACCCGCGACGACCTCGTCGGCCAGTATATCGGCCATACCGCGCCGAAGACGAAGGAGATCCTGAAGAAGGCGATGGGCGGCGTCCTCTTCATCGACGAGGCCTATTACCTCTATCGCCCTGACAACGAACGCGACTACGGCCAGGAGGCGATCGAGATCCTGCTCCAGGTCATGGAGAACCAGCGCGACGACCTTGTGGTGATCCTTGCCGGTTATGCCGACCGGATGGACAAGTTCTTCGAGTCCAATCCGGGTTTTCGCTCGCGCGTCGCCCACCACATCGATTTTCCCGACTATTCCGACGGCGAACTCCTGCAGATTTCCGAGGGCATGCTGGAAAGGCAGAACTATACCCTCAGCGACGAGGCGCGGGAGACCCTGGCGCGCTATATCGAGCACCGCCGGGTGCAGCCGCATTTCGCCAACGCCCGCTCGATCCGCAACGCCCTCGACCGGGCGCGGCTTCGCCAGGCGAACCGCCTGTTCGAAACCATCGATGGACCGCTCGGGGCAGAGCAGCTATCGCGGATCGAGGCGGTCGATATCGCCGCCAGCCGTGTCTTCGACCTGAAGCCGGGCCCGGCGGGGACGGCGGCCTGA
- the fba gene encoding class II fructose-bisphosphate aldolase (catalyzes the reversible aldol condensation of dihydroxyacetonephosphate and glyceraldehyde 3-phosphate in the Calvin cycle, glycolysis, and/or gluconeogenesis) yields MAKITLRQLLDDAAEHDYGVPAFNINNMEQGLAIMQAASACDAPVILQASRGARTYAHDIMLSKMMDALVEIHPTIPVCIHQDHGNDEATCLTAIRHGFTSVMMDGSLKADAKTPADFEYNAGITERVTHMAHWVGASVEGELGVLGSLESGQGEAEDGHGAEGVLSHDQLLTDPDQAVEFVRRTGVDALAIAMGTSHGAYKFTRQPDGEILAMGIIEEIHRKLPNTHLVMHGSSSVPQELQDIINRYGGAMPQTWGVPIEEIIRGIRHGVRKVNIDTDCRMAMTGQFRRVAMEKPQEFDPRKFLTPAMDALRKLCIERYEQFGTAGKAARIKPISLDDMAARYASGELAPKIALREAAE; encoded by the coding sequence ATGGCCAAGATCACGCTGCGCCAGCTTCTCGACGACGCCGCCGAGCACGACTACGGCGTCCCGGCCTTCAACATCAACAATATGGAGCAGGGCCTCGCCATCATGCAGGCGGCCTCGGCCTGCGACGCCCCGGTCATTCTGCAGGCCTCGCGCGGGGCCCGCACCTACGCCCACGACATCATGCTGTCGAAGATGATGGACGCGCTGGTCGAGATCCACCCGACCATTCCCGTCTGCATCCACCAGGACCATGGCAATGACGAGGCGACCTGCCTGACGGCGATCCGGCACGGCTTCACCTCGGTGATGATGGACGGCTCGCTGAAGGCCGACGCCAAGACGCCCGCCGACTTCGAATACAATGCCGGCATCACCGAACGGGTGACGCACATGGCGCACTGGGTCGGCGCCTCGGTCGAGGGCGAGCTCGGCGTGCTGGGCTCGCTCGAGAGCGGCCAGGGCGAGGCCGAGGACGGCCACGGGGCGGAGGGCGTCCTCAGCCACGACCAGCTTCTGACCGATCCCGACCAGGCGGTCGAGTTCGTGCGGCGCACGGGCGTCGACGCTCTCGCCATTGCCATGGGCACCTCGCACGGCGCCTACAAGTTCACGCGGCAGCCGGATGGCGAGATCCTCGCCATGGGCATCATCGAGGAGATCCACCGCAAGCTGCCGAACACGCATCTCGTGATGCACGGCTCCTCCTCGGTGCCGCAGGAACTGCAGGACATCATCAACCGCTACGGCGGCGCAATGCCCCAGACCTGGGGCGTGCCGATCGAGGAGATCATCCGCGGGATCCGGCATGGCGTGCGCAAGGTCAACATCGACACCGACTGCCGCATGGCCATGACCGGGCAGTTCCGCCGCGTGGCGATGGAGAAGCCGCAGGAGTTCGATCCGCGCAAGTTCCTGACCCCGGCCATGGATGCGCTGCGCAAGCTGTGCATCGAGCGCTACGAGCAGTTCGGCACCGCCGGCAAGGCGGCGCGGATCAAGCCGATCTCGCTCGACGACATGGCGGCCCGCTACGCCTCGGGCGAGCTGGCGCCGAAGATCGCGCTGCGAGAGGCGGCCGAGTAG